The following coding sequences are from one Salinicoccus sp. Bachu38 window:
- a CDS encoding M20 metallopeptidase family protein — translation MMKLQKELFEQLEGLYPEMVKTRRHLHMYPELSFKEQFTPEYVRQHLESLGIEYRMHVGGNGVVGTLQGGRPGPTVALRADFDALPIQDEKDVPYRSTIDGVSHACGHDVHTAALMAVETVLAGVREELAGTVVFIHQFAEELPPGGAQLMIADGCLEGVDYIYGAHVWADDDYGTIGFRPGNAMAGGDNFDITIQGKGGHGAIPHTTVDPLVTMSQLVMNLQQIVSRKMDPNASNVVTIGKFHSGEATNVIPDTATISGTTRTFDTESKAVMEQWIRLMSESTAAQNGATAQVDFTYGCVPLINSEAETAQLKALAEAHLPDMAVTEKAPMMTSEDFAYYLEHVPGSFFFVGARNPEIGAVYPHHHPKFDVDERAMTEIGKVFILAVLHHMNGLEVAACETAESSK, via the coding sequence ATGATGAAATTGCAGAAGGAACTATTTGAACAGCTGGAAGGCCTATATCCGGAGATGGTGAAGACGCGCAGACATCTGCACATGTATCCGGAACTGTCCTTCAAGGAGCAGTTTACACCGGAGTATGTCAGACAGCACCTGGAATCACTCGGCATTGAATACAGGATGCACGTCGGTGGCAATGGTGTGGTCGGCACTTTGCAGGGGGGCAGACCGGGGCCGACGGTGGCTTTGCGCGCGGATTTTGACGCCCTGCCGATACAGGATGAGAAGGATGTCCCGTACAGATCGACGATTGATGGTGTCAGCCATGCATGTGGTCATGATGTGCACACGGCGGCGCTGATGGCGGTCGAGACCGTTCTGGCCGGTGTGAGGGAAGAGCTGGCAGGGACGGTGGTCTTCATTCACCAGTTTGCAGAGGAACTGCCGCCGGGCGGCGCGCAGCTGATGATTGCCGATGGCTGTCTGGAGGGCGTCGACTACATATATGGCGCTCATGTCTGGGCAGATGATGACTATGGGACAATCGGCTTCAGACCGGGCAATGCGATGGCAGGCGGAGACAATTTCGACATCACCATTCAGGGCAAGGGCGGACATGGAGCGATTCCGCATACGACGGTGGACCCGCTTGTCACGATGAGCCAGCTTGTGATGAACCTGCAGCAGATCGTCAGCCGCAAGATGGACCCGAACGCATCGAACGTCGTCACAATCGGCAAGTTCCACAGCGGGGAGGCGACGAACGTCATCCCGGACACGGCTACTATTTCAGGCACGACGCGTACATTCGATACGGAATCGAAAGCTGTGATGGAGCAGTGGATCCGCCTGATGAGCGAGTCGACGGCTGCGCAGAACGGAGCGACGGCACAGGTGGACTTTACATATGGCTGTGTACCGCTGATCAACAGTGAAGCGGAAACGGCGCAGCTCAAGGCGCTTGCAGAAGCCCATCTACCGGATATGGCCGTTACTGAGAAGGCGCCGATGATGACATCCGAGGACTTCGCCTACTACCTTGAGCATGTACCGGGATCCTTCTTCTTTGTGGGTGCACGCAATCCCGAGATCGGTGCAGTCTATCCGCACCACCATCCGAAATTCGATGTGGATGAACGGGCCATGACGGAAATCGGCAAGGTGTTCATCCTCGCGGTACTGCACCATATGAATGGACTGGAGGTTGCGGCTTGTGAAACAGCAGAATCCTCCAAATAA